GTTAAGTTTCTAATTGCTGCTTTTTCAGCTTTACGGTAGTAGTCAGAAACTAAACCACCATAATCTGCTAATTCTTCTTCAGAAAAAGTAGCTTTAATATCTTCTTTTATTTGTTGAAATGCCGCCGTTCTTTCATGTTTAGAAGATCCAGCTTTTGCTATAGCATATACTTTATCGTATGCCATATCATGTACTTTTTTCTCTAAATCTTCATCTGTTCTTTCAGCTTCATATTCACGAACAGCTTTTTTTCCAAAGGCTTCAGCTAATCTTAACTGAGCAGCACATTGTACTTTAATCGCTTCGTGAGCAAACTTAATAGCGTCAGCCATTTCGTCTTCAGAAATTTCATCCATTTCACCTTCAACCATCATTACCGAATCAGCTGAAGCTCCAATCATCATATCGATGTCAGACTCTGCTAATTGAGCTCTAGTTGGGTTGATTACAAATTCTCCGTTTACACGTCCAACTCTAGCTTCAGAGATAGCACATTCAAAAGGGAAATCTGATAATTGAATTGCTGCTGATGCTGCTAATCCTGCCATAGCGTCTGGCATAACATTTTCGTCATGAGACATTAACTGTATCATCACTTGTGTTTCAGAGTGATAATCTTTTGGGAATAATGGACGTAAAACACGATCCACTAAACGCATCGTTAATACTTCACCATCACTTGGTCTTGCTTCTCTTTTGAAGAAACCACCTGGATAACGTCCTGCAGCTGCAAATTTCTCTCTATAATCTACCGTTAAAGGTAAAAAATTAAGATCTTTTTGCTCGTAGTTAGAAACTACGGTACATAACATCATACATTTTCCTGATGTAACAACAACAGAACCATGCGCCTGTTTTGCTAATTTTCCGGTTTCGATAGTAATTTCTCTACCGTCTCCTAGGTCTATGACCTCTTTAAAAACTTTTGGAATCATAAATTTTTCAATTCTAATTAAACAATGGTCGTTGTGTTGTGTGGTAGTAGTAGTTGTGATGACCAATGAAAAACTGTTTACCCTGAATATATTTCAGGATCTGCTTAATCAATATTGGAGTTTAGACTCTTCCAAAACGAGTTAGTTTATACCAAAAAACCACGCTGTTAGGCGTGGTCTTTGTATTGAGATTATTTTCTTAATCCTAATTCTTTTACTATTGCACGATATCTTAAGACATCTTTCTTTATTAAGTAATCTAGTAAGCTTCTTCTTTTTCCTACTAACATTACTAAAGAACGCTCAGTGTTATAATCTTTACGATTTTTCTTTAAGTGCTCTGTTAAGTGTGCTATTCTTGCTGTGAATAATGCTATTTGACCTTCTGCAGATCCAGTATTCTTAGCGTCTTTACCGTGTTTTGCAAAAAGTTCAGCTTTTGCTTCTTTTGTTAAATACATTCTAATATTGTTGTAAATGATTGTTATGTAACCGAAAGCTTATCTTTCGAGGTGCAAATATAGTTATTTTTATTGAATAGTAAACAATAGGAATAGTATATAAAAGATGTAAATTACTTTAAATTATAAAATCTCTTTTTTGAAATGAAAAAATGTATTCATCTAATGGTATTTATACTGCTTTTTGCTAGCTGTGGGAGTCGTAAAAAGGTTATATCTAAAAGTTTTTCTGATCAACAGATTAGTATGATTATGAGTAGTAACGCATCAAAACCTATGCGTGTATTTAAAATAAATAATACGAAAGATTCTATTCTATTAAGAACGCAGAGTGCTTACATAAAGCCTGATCCTAACAATAAAGTTTTGAAACATTTTACGGAACGCCTTTTTGCTACGGTTAGAGACAGCCTATCTATGGGGGTTGGTATTGCTGCTCCGCAAGTTGGTATACTGAAAAATATTATTTGGGTACAGCGTTTTGATAAAGATCAAGTACCTTTTGAAATCTATTTAAATCCTAAAATTGTTAACTATTCTCAAACAAAGCAAACCCGAAGGGAAGGTTGTTTGTCAATACCAGATCGAACAGATATTGTTAATACAAGATCTAAAGAGATTACTATCACGTATGATACTATGGAAGGACAACATGTAACCGAAGTTATTACGGATTTTACAGCTGTGATTTTTCAACATGAAATAGATCATTTATATGGTATCCTATATTTGGATCATCTAGAAAAAGAAATCAAGGATGCTAATTGATGCCATAAAAAAACCTCACGAGTTTTAAAATTCGTGAGGTTTGATATTCAATTATTATAAAGCGATTATGCTCTTAGAGGCTGATTAGTAATCAGATCTATATATAAGTTGACTTTGTTTTTTAGTTCCTTACGGTGCGTAATAAAATCTAAGAAACCATGTTCTAACAAAAATTCTGAGGTTTGAAAACCTTCTGGTAATTCTTGTCCTGTAGTATCACGCACTACACGTGGTCCTGCAAATCCTATTAATGCACCAGGTTCTGCAATGGTTATATCTCCAAGCATTGCAAAAGAAGCTGTTGTACCTCCTGTTGTTGGATCTGTACATAAAGAGATGTAAGGAATACCGGCGTCTGCTAGTTGTCCTAATCTCGCTGAGGTTTTTGCTAATTGCATTAAAGATAATGCGGCTTCCATCATACGAGCACCACCGGATTTAGATATAATCATTAAAGGTAATTTCTTTTTTAATGAATATTCTGCAGCACGTGCAATTTTTTCTCCCACAACACTACCCATAGAACCACCAATAAAGGCAA
This portion of the Olleya sp. Bg11-27 genome encodes:
- the rpsO gene encoding 30S ribosomal protein S15, which produces MYLTKEAKAELFAKHGKDAKNTGSAEGQIALFTARIAHLTEHLKKNRKDYNTERSLVMLVGKRRSLLDYLIKKDVLRYRAIVKELGLRK
- the def gene encoding peptide deformylase, whose product is MKKCIHLMVFILLFASCGSRKKVISKSFSDQQISMIMSSNASKPMRVFKINNTKDSILLRTQSAYIKPDPNNKVLKHFTERLFATVRDSLSMGVGIAAPQVGILKNIIWVQRFDKDQVPFEIYLNPKIVNYSQTKQTRREGCLSIPDRTDIVNTRSKEITITYDTMEGQHVTEVITDFTAVIFQHEIDHLYGILYLDHLEKEIKDAN
- the accD gene encoding acetyl-CoA carboxylase, carboxyltransferase subunit beta translates to MAWFKRKEKGITTETAEKKDIPKGLWYKSPTGKIVDSKELEKNFYVSPEDGYHVRIGSKEYFGILFDDNKFKELDENLTSKDPLKFEDTKKYPDRLKAAEEKTNLKDAVRCAVGKSKGKDLVIACMDFAFIGGSMGSVVGEKIARAAEYSLKKKLPLMIISKSGGARMMEAALSLMQLAKTSARLGQLADAGIPYISLCTDPTTGGTTASFAMLGDITIAEPGALIGFAGPRVVRDTTGQELPEGFQTSEFLLEHGFLDFITHRKELKNKVNLYIDLITNQPLRA